CGTCACAATGCGGATATCCTCTCCCGCCGAAATGCCCTGCAGCAATTTATAGTGCAGAAACGCCTCCAGCGTCTCATTCTGCAGCATCTGCAGCTGAACATACATATCATTCTTTTGAATTTCCGCCTGCGCAAACGGCGCAATCTGTGAATAGTAATATTCCTGCAGCGGAGCATCTCCGTTTCTTCTCACGAGTTCCCCCATTGTCAGAAAGATATTCTTCATATCGTGCTTTATCGCCCTGATCTCCTGCATGTTTTCGTTCATTTTTCGATGATAAAGCTGCAGATGTTCCTGTACTTTCTCCTGATATTCCAGATGCTCTTTCAGCTGCACCGTCTTTAGCAGCAATTTCAGGTAGAACAGCTGCATGCCCAGGAATGCAGCTATAAAAATCGCCGCGGTTCCCATCCGAAACGGCACCAGTTCGGTATCATAAAACATCCCCGCGATGTCGAGCAGAAACAGTACGACAAACAGCATGACAGGAACAGCCAGCAGATACGCCCCGATTTCTTCGTATTTTTCACTCATTTCCTGTGCCTTCGAGAAGTAATAATGAAGTCCTCTCTTCAGCAGAAACATCAGCAGCGCAAAGATCAGCAAAAAGCAAAAAGTGATAAAAAGCAGACAGAAAAATTTCTGTATCCTGTCAAAGTCGTATTTTCTTGCAATGTTATAATAAATCTGCAGCGCCTTTCCCTCAAATATCGTCTGATAAATGCAGTAACAGATTGTTGCAGAGAACAGTGTGAGAAGGCATGGCATTGCCTGCTGCCTGGCAGAACGGTATCTCCGCTGTACGATCGCAAGCAGCAGTATCCATCCTGTGATCAGCAGCATACTGCGGCAGTACAGCACATGATAGCTGTATTTCTGCATCACAAACAGTACCGTGCCCAGCAGCAGGTAATCACTGACAGAAAGCTTCAGATAGCCGACTGCCCATACGGAGAGTACCGTCGCAAAAATGAGAAGAAATGAAACGGCCTCCCAGCTTTTGATCCAGCTGATCGACTTCAGAAAATATCCCGGATAGATAAAGAGTACAATCCCGCAGGATGCCAGAAATCCTGCTGCCAGTTCAAGTCTGGGTCTGTCGATTTGGGACCAGATCCTGTACCAGACCAGCGCGGCAGCCAGAATCATTCCGTCCACGAGAAACAGTTTAACGACCTGCCATGCGAAGTACCATCCCATCACTCCAGCCATCGTTTCACCTCGCTTCGCATCCGAACCGAACATGGAATAAGTTCCCCGTTTGCCAGCTTCACCATCCCCTGCTGCATTCCCACCATATACCGCCTGTTCACAATGACAGACCGGTGGACTTTCAGGAAATGTTCTCCCAGCATTCCCAGCACGTGCTCTATGGTATCTCTAACTGTCACAGCGGAACCATCCATCGTATGATATGTCACCCCATGTGACACGGCCTTCTCCGTCTCCACATAAAGGATGCAGCTCTTCCTGACAGTGACCGTCTCATCAAGCCCGATCGTCAGGTCCAGCAGATCTTTATCCTCCGTTTCGCCTGTCTCATCCCAGACTGCTGATGCCATCCTGATATATCGGCCGAACCCCTCTTTCAGATTTCTCATATCTGTGGTCTTTTCCAGAAATCCGAAGGGCTCCACCCCACTTTGCAGGACCTGCATCGCCATCTCCTGATGATTTGTGACAAACACAATTTTGGATGCCTGGCTCAGTTCGCGGATTTTACGTGCAACATCCATGCCATTTAACCTGCCTGCGCCAAAGTCCAGATCCAGAAACACCAGATACTCTCCCGGATTCTTCTGTATATAGCGAAGAAGTTCCAGGCTCTCCCCTGCCACACAGACAATCCGTGCAGCCAGCTTTTTCTCTGCGATTTCCTCTTCGATCTGCTGTCCCGCCAGCTTCAGAATGAACGGATCGTCATCGCACAGCATCACCCGAATCATAAATGTCTCCCCTTTCAGCTTATTTTTACTAGTGTACCACATCTTGACATGCAAAACAAAATAAGAGTACAATGAAGTTCCGTAAACTACAATTCATGGAGGTATTACTGATATGAACAAAAAAGAAACTCTCGAAATCCGGAAACAGTTCACACCTGAAAACTGTACCATCTCCCGCATCTGCGGATGCTATGTAGATGGCGAGAAGAATATAAAACTGGAAGTAAAGGAAGCTTTTGGTTCGATCCAGGAGGAAGAAGCTTTTAAATATTTTGACATTTTTAAACATACATTATCCGGCAGCATTGGAAAAAATCTGCTGAATATGGAATTTCCCATGGAACAGGAGATGCCGGACGGAACACAGGCATTTCTCATGAAGCTCAGAAACAGCCGCCTGGAGGATGAGATGCTGGTGGAAGAATTCTATCAGAAGGTCATCGATTACTATACATACGGCACGAACTATTACATTATCCTGATTCACGCCGCCTACGATATCCCCGGGAAATCCTCAGACAACCTGGAAATGTTCGATGCCTCCGACAGTGTCTATGAGTACCTGCTGTGCAGCATCTGCCCGGTCAATCTCTCGAAAGCAGGACTGTGCTATAATACAGAAAAAAACAGCATTGAAGACCGGATCCGCGACTGGATCGTGGCAGCCCCCGTCAGCGGATTCCTCTTTCCTGCCTTCAATGACCGCAATACCGATATCCACAGCATTTTATATTACTCCAAGAATCCGGAAGAGCTGCAGCAGGATTTTATCGATCATGTGCTTGGCTGCACACCGCCTCTTTCCGCCTCTGGTCAGAAAGAAACGTTTCAGAATATGATCGCGGATGCCCTGGGGGACGACTGCCATTATGAGGTGGTAAAAAATCTGCATGAAAACCTGCATGAGATGGTCGAGGTCAGCAAAGACAATCCGGAACCCCTTACCCTGTCCAAGCGCGATGTACGCTGTGTTCTGGAAGAGAGCGGTGTTCCGGATGAGAAGATCCAGTTCTTTGAGAAGGAATTCGAAGAGGTGGTGAAACCGGACACTCCGATTCTGGTATCCAATATCGCGGAGACACGCAAATTCAGCATTGAGACTCCGGATGTGGTCATCAAGGTCAATCCGGAGCGGATGGACCTGGTAGAGACACGCGTCATTGACGGCCGCGCCTGTCTCGTGATCCCTGTGGATGACTATCTGGAAGTCAATGGAATGCCGGTGAGTGTGGAAGGTTCCTCCTCCGAGGAAGCGGCAGCCGCACTCAGCGACTGATCGTATCATAACAGTGCGGCCGGCGGTCCCGGTAGAGTCCCCATTCCAGCCGGCAGTCCGCCGCCTGTTTCAGATCGATCTCTGACACCAGGATTTCCTCCCGATCCCTGGATGCCTGCGCCGTGATCTCACCCACTTCGTCCGTGATGAAGGAGGAGCCGTAAAACAGCAGAGAGGAACTCTGCCCTCCGTTTTCCTCGTGGGGCGTCACTTCCTCCAGTCCGATCCGGTTCGCCGCGATCACCGGCACGATATTGGCGGCCGCATGACCCTGCATGGTCCGCCGCCAATGGGGCATACTGTCACATTCCAGGATAGGCTCACTGCCGATCGCCGTCGGGTACAGCAAAAGCTCCGCACCCATCAGCGCCATACATCTGGCAGTCTCCGGGAACCACTGATCCCAGCAGATACCCACACCGATGTTGCCAAACCTGGTCTTCCACACTTGAAATCCCGTATTCCCGGGTGAAAAATAGAATTTTTCCTGGTAGTAATGATCATCCGGAATATGAGTCTTGCGGTAGACGCCCAGCACACTGCCGTCAGCGTCAATCACCGCGACTGTATTGTACAGACAGTTGCCTTCCTTCTCATAAAAGCTGACTGGGATCACAACACCCAGCTCACGCGCCGTCTGACGGAAATGAATTACCGCATCATTTTCCATCACCGGTTTCGCATACCCGTAATAACTGTACCGCCGTTCCTGGCAGAAATACTGCCGTTCGAACAGCTCTGGCAGCAAAATGATACCCGCTCCCTGTGCGGCTGCTTCACGCACCATCCCATCTGCCTTTTCTATATTTTCCTTAACATCGCGGCTGCAGCGCATCTGTACCGCCGCCGCTGTCACTGTTCCCGTCATGAGACTTCTTACCCCCTTCTTTTTCATCTGCCGCGGTTCGGATCCGGAATCTGCTGTGTGATACAGTGGATATTGCCGCCGCCCAGCAGGATATCCCTGGCATACACCGGCTCCACCTTCCGTTCAGGGAATAATCGTTCCAGAATCTCCACCGCCGCCTGATCATGCGCATCACCAAACTGCGGGACAACAATACTGTCATTGGCGATATAAAAATTCACATAGCTGGCTGCCAGACGCTCACCCTCCCGGCGTTCCTCTTCCCCGTCCTCGTAAATGTATCCCGGCAGATCCTCAGCCGTCACACATACCGGAACTTCAGGAACAGGCAGGCGATGTACAAGAAACGGACGGCCTTTTGCATCCGTCTCATGTTCCAATACCTCAAGACTGCTCATAGAATAATGATACTGCGGGTCTCTCTCGTCGTCTGTCCACGCCAACACCACCTCCGCCGGGCGTACGAAGGCACAGACATTGTCCACGTGTTCGTTCGTCTCATCCTGCCAGATTCCATGCGGCAGCCATATGATTTTTTCGGCCCCCAGCCATACTCGTAACTGTTCTTCGATTTCCAGTCTGGAAAGATCCGGATTGCGTCCTTCACTCAGCAGACATGCCTCCGTGACCAGTACAGTCCCTTCTCCATCGCTGTGAATGGAGCCTCCTTCCAGTACAAACGGGTGTGCATCATAACAGTCAATATTCAATTCTCTGCAGAAGACATCCGCCACCCGGTCATCTTTCTCCCAGTGAGCGTACAGTCCGTCGGTTTCTCCGCCCCAGGCGTTGAATCTCCAGTTGATACCGCGCAATTCTCCTCCGTCATTGATCACAAAGGTAGGCCCCGTGTCTCTGGCCCAAGCGTCATCCGTCTCCATCTCGATGATCTGTACCTGCCCGTTCAGCATACTGCGCGCCTGGTCCATATGGGCTCTTTCCGTCAGCATATAGACGGTCTCGCTGCGTGAAATAATATCTGCCACTTCGGCAAATACCTTCTGTGCGGCTCTGGCTTCATAAGGCCAGGAACCCGGTCTCACCGGCCATACCATCATGCAGCCCTGATGGCGCTCAAATTCACCCGGCATCCAAAAGCCGTCTGCCCGGGGATTCTTCATGTTATCTAAAGCCACAAACTGTCTCCTTTTCTATGAAAGTCTTCCTTTGAAATCTTCATACCCGAATGTCCTGACGATCCGGCAGCTGCCTTCCTGGTCCATCGCCGCGATCGCCGGCAGCGGAATACCGTTGAACGTATTGTTTTTCACCATGGAGTAGATCGCCATGTCTTCGAAATACAGCTTATCCCCCACCGATAACGGGTGTTTGAAAGAATAATCCCCGATGACATCCCCTGCCAGACACGTGTTGGAAGACAGCCGGTACGTGTACGGCTGTTCCCCCGCCTCATAACCATCGCGCAGTGGCGGCCGGTACGGCATCTCCAGCACATCCGGCATGTGGCAGGCAGCAGAGGCATCCAGGATCAGGGTCTGAATGCCGTTGTCCACGATGTCCAGCACCTCCGTCACCAGGTAGCCGGCATTCAATGCGACCGCCTCCCCCGGTTCCAGATAAATCTCCACGTTATACGTCTCCCTCATGCGGCAGATACACTCTTTTAACAGTCCGCGGTCATAATCCGGGCGAGTGATGTGATGGCCCCCGCCCATATTCAGCCATTTGACCTGGTGCAGATACGCTCCGAATTTTTCTTCCACTGCCTCAAGTGTTCTGGCCAGTGCATCGGCATTCTGCTCACACAGCGTATGAAAATGGATCCCGTCAATGAGGGGAAGCAGATCCTCCCGGAAGTTCGCTTTCGTAACACCAAGCCTGGACCCTGGTGCGCACGGATCATAGATCGCATGTTCCTCCTGAGTCGAACATTCCGGGTTCACACGAATACCGACGCTTCCCTTCGGACAGCGGTCATGATACTTCAACAGCTGGGCAAACGAATTGAAGATCATATGGTCGCAGATTTTTATGATCTCCTCAAAATCCGCCTCCTTATAAGCCGGAGAGAAGATGTGCGTCTCACCGCCCATCTCCTCGTGCCCGAGCCTTGCCTCATACAAGCCGCTCGCCGTCGTCCCGCTGATAT
The Ruminococcus gauvreauii genome window above contains:
- the aguB gene encoding N-carbamoylputrescine amidase, which codes for MTGTVTAAAVQMRCSRDVKENIEKADGMVREAAAQGAGIILLPELFERQYFCQERRYSYYGYAKPVMENDAVIHFRQTARELGVVIPVSFYEKEGNCLYNTVAVIDADGSVLGVYRKTHIPDDHYYQEKFYFSPGNTGFQVWKTRFGNIGVGICWDQWFPETARCMALMGAELLLYPTAIGSEPILECDSMPHWRRTMQGHAAANIVPVIAANRIGLEEVTPHEENGGQSSSLLFYGSSFITDEVGEITAQASRDREEILVSEIDLKQAADCRLEWGLYRDRRPHCYDTISR
- a CDS encoding DUF4317 domain-containing protein; this encodes MNKKETLEIRKQFTPENCTISRICGCYVDGEKNIKLEVKEAFGSIQEEEAFKYFDIFKHTLSGSIGKNLLNMEFPMEQEMPDGTQAFLMKLRNSRLEDEMLVEEFYQKVIDYYTYGTNYYIILIHAAYDIPGKSSDNLEMFDASDSVYEYLLCSICPVNLSKAGLCYNTEKNSIEDRIRDWIVAAPVSGFLFPAFNDRNTDIHSILYYSKNPEELQQDFIDHVLGCTPPLSASGQKETFQNMIADALGDDCHYEVVKNLHENLHEMVEVSKDNPEPLTLSKRDVRCVLEESGVPDEKIQFFEKEFEEVVKPDTPILVSNIAETRKFSIETPDVVIKVNPERMDLVETRVIDGRACLVIPVDDYLEVNGMPVSVEGSSSEEAAAALSD
- a CDS encoding GHKL domain-containing protein, translating into MAGVMGWYFAWQVVKLFLVDGMILAAALVWYRIWSQIDRPRLELAAGFLASCGIVLFIYPGYFLKSISWIKSWEAVSFLLIFATVLSVWAVGYLKLSVSDYLLLGTVLFVMQKYSYHVLYCRSMLLITGWILLLAIVQRRYRSARQQAMPCLLTLFSATICYCIYQTIFEGKALQIYYNIARKYDFDRIQKFFCLLFITFCFLLIFALLMFLLKRGLHYYFSKAQEMSEKYEEIGAYLLAVPVMLFVVLFLLDIAGMFYDTELVPFRMGTAAIFIAAFLGMQLFYLKLLLKTVQLKEHLEYQEKVQEHLQLYHRKMNENMQEIRAIKHDMKNIFLTMGELVRRNGDAPLQEYYYSQIAPFAQAEIQKNDMYVQLQMLQNETLEAFLHYKLLQGISAGEDIRIVTMLDHTYFPHCVDVSDIVRITGIFLDNALEEVQQMQDGHVELELREQEGTMQILIKNTVRTSTLERGVHAGVTSKGLGRGNGLVIAKRLIDKHSDILWNSYFQGNLFVQSIQVFRPER
- a CDS encoding LytR/AlgR family response regulator transcription factor, which translates into the protein MIRVMLCDDDPFILKLAGQQIEEEIAEKKLAARIVCVAGESLELLRYIQKNPGEYLVFLDLDFGAGRLNGMDVARKIRELSQASKIVFVTNHQEMAMQVLQSGVEPFGFLEKTTDMRNLKEGFGRYIRMASAVWDETGETEDKDLLDLTIGLDETVTVRKSCILYVETEKAVSHGVTYHTMDGSAVTVRDTIEHVLGMLGEHFLKVHRSVIVNRRYMVGMQQGMVKLANGELIPCSVRMRSEVKRWLE
- the nspC gene encoding carboxynorspermidine decarboxylase, with product MEIHELPTPCYVVDEKKLEENLKILRDIEQETGCKILLAQKAFSMFYEYPLIKSYISGTTASGLYEARLGHEEMGGETHIFSPAYKEADFEEIIKICDHMIFNSFAQLLKYHDRCPKGSVGIRVNPECSTQEEHAIYDPCAPGSRLGVTKANFREDLLPLIDGIHFHTLCEQNADALARTLEAVEEKFGAYLHQVKWLNMGGGHHITRPDYDRGLLKECICRMRETYNVEIYLEPGEAVALNAGYLVTEVLDIVDNGIQTLILDASAACHMPDVLEMPYRPPLRDGYEAGEQPYTYRLSSNTCLAGDVIGDYSFKHPLSVGDKLYFEDMAIYSMVKNNTFNGIPLPAIAAMDQEGSCRIVRTFGYEDFKGRLS
- the aguA gene encoding agmatine deiminase; translation: MALDNMKNPRADGFWMPGEFERHQGCMMVWPVRPGSWPYEARAAQKVFAEVADIISRSETVYMLTERAHMDQARSMLNGQVQIIEMETDDAWARDTGPTFVINDGGELRGINWRFNAWGGETDGLYAHWEKDDRVADVFCRELNIDCYDAHPFVLEGGSIHSDGEGTVLVTEACLLSEGRNPDLSRLEIEEQLRVWLGAEKIIWLPHGIWQDETNEHVDNVCAFVRPAEVVLAWTDDERDPQYHYSMSSLEVLEHETDAKGRPFLVHRLPVPEVPVCVTAEDLPGYIYEDGEEERREGERLAASYVNFYIANDSIVVPQFGDAHDQAAVEILERLFPERKVEPVYARDILLGGGNIHCITQQIPDPNRGR